From the genome of Thunnus thynnus chromosome 1, fThuThy2.1, whole genome shotgun sequence, one region includes:
- the dapk2a gene encoding death-associated protein kinase 2a has translation MDLFKQQKVEDFYEIGEELGSGQFAIVKQCREKSTGLEFAAKFIKKRQSMASSRGVRREDIEREVDILQQIQHPNIVTLHDVYENRTDVVLILELVSGGELFDFLAQKESLSEEEATQFIKQILEGVNYLHSRKIAHFDLKPENIMLLDKNVPLPRIKLIDFGLAHKIEAGVEFKNIFGTPEFVAPEIVNYEPLGLEADMWSIGVITYILLSGASPFLGETKQDTLRNILAINYEFDEEFFCHTSELAKKFISQLLEKDTKKRLTIQDALNHPWIKSNEHKEENKAQEPKKQERRQLKTKRLREYTIKSHSSMPPNNTYVNFERFAQVVEDIDQMESSFASLAAAHDYLQEDIDAMVSIYNEKEAWYKEESEEVRHDISQIRYEFRKVEAMKRSLQDDMQAFSSSLSAIGNRYQERQNHLDALRQELSNELKWVQEVMGSSPMVGGGGGYPNCNFSTVFNNDVNEALKELLNRSCGGELLSGINLDFTEPGQQR, from the exons ATGGATTTATTCAAGCAACAGAAAGTTGAAGATTTCTATGAAATTGGTGAAGAGTTGGGAag CGGGCAGTTTGCCATCGTAAAGCAATGCAGAGAGAAAAGTACGGGACTGGAATTCGCTGCCAAGTTCATAAAGAAGCGGCAGAGCATGGCCAGCTCCCGAGGAGTGCGACGGGAGGACATCGAGCGGGAGGTGGACATCCTGCAGCAGATTCAGCACCCCAACATCGTCACGCTGCACGACGTCTACGAGAACCGCACCGACGTGGTGCTCATCCTGGAGCT GGTCTCTGGAGGTGAGCTGTTTGACTTCCTGGCCCAGAAGGAGTCTCTGAGCGAGGAAGAAGCCACTCAGTTCATCAAGCAAATCCTGGAGGGGGTGAACTACCTTCACTCCAGAAAAATAGCCCACTTTGATCTCAAG CCTGAGAACATAATGTTACTGGACAAGAATGTGCCGTTGCCAAGAATCAAACTGATCGATTTCGGTCTCGCTCACAAGATCGAAGCTGGTGTTGAGTTCAAAAACATCTTCGGAACACCAGAGTTCGTAG CACCGGAGATCGTCAACTACGAGCCGCTGGGATTAGAGGCGGACATGTGGAGCATCGGGGTCATCACCTACATCCT GCTGAGTGGTGCTTCACCTTTCCTGGGGGAAACCAAACAAGACACCCTGAGGAACATTTTGGCCATAAATTATGAGTTTGATGAAGAGTTCTTCTGCCATACGAGTGAGCTGGCCAAGAAATTCATCAGCCAGTTGCTGGAGAAGGATACGAA GAAAAGATTAACAATTCAAGATGCTCTTAATCACCCATGGATTAAG TCCAACGAGCACAAGGAGGAAAATAAAGCCCAAGAGCCGAAGAAACAGGAGCGGCGCCAGCTGAAGACGAAGCGCCTGAGGGAGTACACTATCAAATCCCACTCGAGCATGCCCCCCAACAACACCTATGTAAACTTTGAACGCTTCGCCCAGGTGGTGGAGGACATTGACCAGATGGAGAGCTCATTCGCCAGCCTGGCAGCAGCCCATGACTATCTGCAGGAAGATATCGACGCCATGGTTTCTATATACAATGAAAAGGAGGCCTGGTATAAAGAGGAGAGCGAAGAAGTGCGTCACGACATCTCACAAATCCGCTACGAGTTCCGCAAAGTGGAAGCCATGAAGAGGAGCCTGCAGGACGACATGCAGGCCTTCAGCTCCAGCCTCAGCGCCATCGGCAACCGTTACCAGGAGAGACAGAACCACCTGGACGCGCTGCGCCAGGAGCTTAGCAACGAGCTGAAATGGGTGCAGGAGGTCATGGGTTCATCTCCCATGgttggaggtggtggaggttaCCCCAACTGTAACTTCTCCACTGTCTTCAACAACGACGTGAATGAAGCCCTGAAAGAGCTGCTGAACCGCTCCTGTGGAGGAGAGCTGCTGTCCGGGATCAACCTGGACTTCACAGAACCTGGACAGCAAAGATAA